In Lutra lutra chromosome 6, mLutLut1.2, whole genome shotgun sequence, the following are encoded in one genomic region:
- the BAG6 gene encoding large proline-rich protein BAG6 isoform X23: MEPSDSTSTTTSMEEPDSLEVLVKTLDSQTRTFIVGAQMNVKEFKEHIAASVSIPSEKQRLIYQGRVLQDDKKLQEYNVGGKVIHLVERAPPQTQLPSGASSGIGSASATHGGGPPPGTRGPGASVHDRNANSYVMVGTFNLPSDGSAVDVHINMEQAPIQSEPRVRLVMAQHMIRDIQTLLSRMECRGGPQAQHSQPPPQTPTVVPEPGALSSQTSEPVESEVPPREPMEAEEVEERAPAQSPELTPSGPAPVGPTPAPETNAPNHPSPAEYVEVLQELQRLESRLQPFLQRYYEVLGAAATTDYNNNQEGREEDQRLINLVGESLRLLGNTFVALSDLRCNLACAPPRHLHVVRPMSHYTTPMVLQQAAIPIQINVGTTVTMTGNGTRPPPAANAEAAPPGPGQASSLAPTSTTVESSTEGVPPPGPAPPPTTSHPRVIRISHQSVEPVVMMHMNIQDSGTQPGGVPSAPTGPLGPPGHGQTLGQQVPGFPTAPTRVVIARPTPPQARPSHPGGPPVSGTLGAGLGTNASLAQMVSGLVGQLLMQPVLVAQGTPGMAPPPAPATASASAGTTNTATTAGPAPGGPAQPPPPQPSTADLQFSQLLGNLLGPAGPGAGGSGMASPTITVAMPGVPAFLQGMTDFLQATQTAPPPPPPPPPPPPAPEQQTMPPPGSPSGGAGSPGGLGLESLSPEFFTSVVQGVLNSLLGSLGARAGSSESIAAFIQRLSGSSNIFEPGADGALGFFGALLSLLCQNFSMVDVVMLLHGHFQPLQRLQPQLRSFFHQHYLGGQEPTPGNIRTATHTLITGLEEYVRESFSLVQVQPGVDIIRTNLEFLQEQFNSIAAHVLHCTDSGFGARLLELCNQGLFECLALNLHCLGGQQMELAAVINGRIRRMSRGVNPSLVSWLTTMMGLRLQVVLEHMPVGPDAILRYVRRVGDPPQPLPEEPMEVQGSERTSPEPQRENASPAPGTTAEEAMSRGPPPAPEGGGSRDEQDGASAETEPWAAAVPPEWVPIIQQDIQSQRKVKPQPPLSDAYLSGMPAKRRKLRADIQKRLQEDPNYSPQRFPNAHRAFADDP; encoded by the exons ATGGAGCCCAGTGATAGTACCAGTACCACTACCAGTATGGAGGAACCTGACAGCCTGGAGGTGCTGGTGAAGACCTTGGACTCTCAGACTCGGACCTTTATTGTGGGGGCCCAG ATGAATGTAAAGGAGTTTAAAGAGCACATTGCTGCCTCTGTCAGCATTCCCTCTGAGAAACAACGGCTCATTTATCAGGGACGAGTTCTGCAGGATGATAAGAAGCTCCAGGAATACA atgTTGGGGGAAAGGTTATTCACCTCGTGGAACGGGCTCCTCCTCAGACTCAGCTCCCTTCTGGGGCATCTTCTGGGATAGGTTCTGCCTCAGCCACCCATGGTGGAGGACCCCCACCTGGTACACGGGGGCCTGGGGCCTCTGTTCATGACCGGAATGCCAACAGCTATGTCATGGTTGGAACCTTCAACCTTCCT AGTGACGGCTCTGCTGTGGATGTTCACATCAACATGGAACAGGCCCCGATTCAG AGTGAGCCCCGAGTACGGCTGGTGATGGCTCAGCACATGATCAGGGATATACAGACCTTACTATCCCGGATGGAG TGTCGAGGGGGACCCCAAGCACAGCACAGTCAGCCACCCCCACAGACGCCGACTGTGGTCCCGGAGCCTGGAGCCTTGAGCTCTCAAACATCAGAACCAGTTGAAAGTGAAGTGCCTCCTCGGGAGCCCATGGAGGCGGAAGAAGTGGAGGAGCgtgccccagcccagagcccagaactCACCCCTTCTGGCCCAGCCCCTGTGGGCCCAACGCCTGCCCCAGAGACAAATGCACCCAA CCATCCTTCCCCGGCGGAGTATGTTGAAGTGCTCCAGGAGCTCCAGCGGCTGGAGAGCCGCCTTCAGCCCTTCCTGCAGCGCTACTACGAGGTTCTGGGTGCCGCTGCCACCACGGACTACAACAACAAC CAAGAGGGGCGCGAAGAGGATCAGCGCTTGATTAACTTGGTAGGGGAGAGCCTGCGGCTGCTGGGCAACACCTTTGTGGCGCTGTCGGACCTGCGCTGCAATCTGGCCTGTGCGCCCCCGCGACACCTGCACGTGGTCCGGCCCATGTCGCACTACACCACTCCCATGGTGCTCCAGCAGGCAGCCATCCCCATTCAG ATCAACGTGGGAACCACTGTGACCATGACGGGGAATGGGACTCGCCCCCCCCCGGCTGCCAATGCGGAGGCAGCTCCCCCTGGTCCTGGGCAGGCCTCATCCCTGGCTCCCACTTCTACCACTGTTGAGTCCTCCACCGAGGGGGTTCCCCCGCCAGGGCCAGCTCCCCCACCGACCACCAGCCACCCGAGGGTCATCCGGATTTCCCACCAGAGCGTGGAACCCGTGGTTATGATGCACATGAACATCCAAG ATTCTGGCACACAGCCCGGTGGAGTTCCGAGTGCTCCCACTGGCCCCCTAGGACCCCCTGGTCATGGCCAGACCCTGG GACAGCAGGTGCCAGGCTTTCCGACAGCTCCGACCCGGGTGGTGATCGCCCGGCCCACCCCTCCACAGGCTCGGCCTTCCCATCCTGGGGGGCCCCCTGTCTCGGGTACTCTA GGGGCCGGGCTGGGTACAAATGCCTCTTTGGCCCAGATGGTGAGCGGACTTGTGGGGCAGCTTCTGATGCAGCCTGTTCTCGTGG CTCAGGGGACTCCAGGAATGGCTCCGCCTCCGGCCCCCGCCACTGCTTCAGCTAGTGCAGGCACCACCAACACCGCTACCACAGCCGGCCCTGCTCCTGGGGGGCCCGCCCAGCCTCCACCCCCTCAGCCCTCCACGGCCGACCTGCAGTTCTCTCAGCTCCTGGGGAACCTGCTGGGGCCGGCGGGGCCTGGGGCCGGAGGGTCTGGCATGGCTTCTCCCACCATCACCGTGGCGATGCCCGGCGTCCCCGCCTTTCTGCAGGGCATGACTGACTTTCTGCAG GCAACACAGACGGCgcctccaccccctccaccacccccgcccccacccccggcccctgaGCAGCAGACCATGCCCCCACCAGGGTCCCCTTCTGGTGGCGCAGGGAGTCCTGGAGGCCTGGGTCTTGAGAGCCTTTCACCGGAGTTTTTTACCTCCGTGGTGCAGGGTGTTCTGAActccctgctgggctccctgggggCCCGGGCTGGCAGCAGTGAGAGTATTGCCGCTTTCATACAGCGCCTCAGTGGATCCAGCAACATCTTCGAGCCTGGGGCTGATGGGGCCCTCG GATTCTTTGGGGCCCTACTCTCTCTTCTGTGCCAGAACTTTTCCATGGTGGACGTGGTGATGCTTCTTCATGGCCATTTCCAGCCACTGCAGcggctccagccccagctgcGATCCTTTTTCCACCAGCACTACTTGGGTGGCCAAGAGCCCACGCCTGGTAACATACGG ACGGCAACCCACACGTTGATCACGGGGCTGGAAGAATATGTGCGGGAGAGTTTT TCTCTGGTGCAGGTTCAGCCTGGCGTGGACATCATCCGGACAAACCTGGAGTTTCTCCAAGAGCAGTTCAACAGCATTGCCGCTCACGTGCTGCACTGCACAG ACAGTGGATTTGGGGCCCGTTTGCTGGAGCTGTGTAACCAGGGCCTGTTTGAATGCCTGGCCCTCAACCTGCACTGCTTGGGGGGACAGCAGATGGAACTGGCTGCAGTCATCAATGGCCGAATT CGTCGCATGTCTCGTGGGGTGAACCCATCCTTGGTGAGCTGGCTGACCACTATGATGGGACTGAGGCTTCAGGTGGTTCTGGAGCACATGCCCGTGGGCCCTGATGCCATCCTCAGATACGTTCGCAGGGTCGGTGATCCCCCCCAG CCCCTTCCTGAGGAGCCAATGGAAGTTCAGGGATCAGAAAGAACTTCCCCTGAGCCTCAG CGGGAGAATGCTTCCCCGGCCCCGGGCACTACGGCAGAAGAGGCCATGTCCCGAGGGCCACCTCCTGCTCCTGAGGGTGGCGGCTCCCGTGACGAGCAGGATGGAGCTTCAGCTGAGACAGAGCCTTGGGCAGCTGCAGTCCCCCCA gagTGGGTTCCGATTATCCAGCAGGACATTCAGAGCCAGCGGAAGGTGAAGCCGCAGCCCCCCCTGAGCGATGCCTACCTCAGTGGTATGCCTGCCAAGAGACGTAAG ctccgGGCTGATATACAAAAGCGACTGCAGGAAGACCCCAACTACAGTCCCCAGCGCTTCCCTAATGCCCACCGGGCCTTTGCTGATGATCCCTAG
- the BAG6 gene encoding large proline-rich protein BAG6 isoform X11 yields the protein MEPSDSTSTTTSMEEPDSLEVLVKTLDSQTRTFIVGAQMNVKEFKEHIAASVSIPSEKQRLIYQGRVLQDDKKLQEYNVGGKVIHLVERAPPQTQLPSGASSGIGSASATHGGGPPPGTRGPGASVHDRNANSYVMVGTFNLPSDGSAVDVHINMEQAPIQSEPRVRLVMAQHMIRDIQTLLSRMECRGGPQAQHSQPPPQTPTVVPEPGALSSQTSEPVESEVPPREPMEAEEVEERAPAQSPELTPSGPAPVGPTPAPETNAPNHPSPAEYVEVLQELQRLESRLQPFLQRYYEVLGAAATTDYNNNQEGREEDQRLINLVGESLRLLGNTFVALSDLRCNLACAPPRHLHVVRPMSHYTTPMVLQQAAIPIQINVGTTVTMTGNGTRPPPAANAEAAPPGPGQASSLAPTSTTVESSTEGVPPPGPAPPPTTSHPRVIRISHQSVEPVVMMHMNIQDSGTQPGGVPSAPTGPLGPPGHGQTLGQQVPGFPTAPTRVVIARPTPPQARPSHPGGPPVSGTLGAGLGTNASLAQMVSGLVGQLLMQPVLVAQGTPGMAPPPAPATASASAGTTNTATTAGPAPGGPAQPPPPQPSTADLQFSQLLGNLLGPAGPGAGGSGMASPTITVAMPGVPAFLQGMTDFLQATQTAPPPPPPPPPPPPAPEQQTMPPPGSPSGGAGSPGGLGLESLSPEFFTSVVQGVLNSLLGSLGARAGSSESIAAFIQRLSGSSNIFEPGADGALGFFGALLSLLCQNFSMVDVVMLLHGHFQPLQRLQPQLRSFFHQHYLGGQEPTPGNIRTATHTLITGLEEYVRESFSLVQVQPGVDIIRTNLEFLQEQFNSIAAHVLHCTDSGFGARLLELCNQGLFECLALNLHCLGGQQMELAAVINGRIRRMSRGVNPSLVSWLTTMMGLRLQVVLEHMPVGPDAILRYVRRVGDPPQPLPEEPMEVQGSERTSPEPQRENASPAPGTTAEEAMSRGPPPAPEGGGSRDEQDGASAETEPWAAAVPPEWVPIIQQDIQSQRKVKPQPPLSDAYLSGMPAKRRKTMQGEGPQLLLSEAVSRAAKAAGARPLTSPESLSRDLEAPEVQESYRQQLRADIQKRLQEDPNYSPQRFPNAHRAFADDP from the exons ATGGAGCCCAGTGATAGTACCAGTACCACTACCAGTATGGAGGAACCTGACAGCCTGGAGGTGCTGGTGAAGACCTTGGACTCTCAGACTCGGACCTTTATTGTGGGGGCCCAG ATGAATGTAAAGGAGTTTAAAGAGCACATTGCTGCCTCTGTCAGCATTCCCTCTGAGAAACAACGGCTCATTTATCAGGGACGAGTTCTGCAGGATGATAAGAAGCTCCAGGAATACA atgTTGGGGGAAAGGTTATTCACCTCGTGGAACGGGCTCCTCCTCAGACTCAGCTCCCTTCTGGGGCATCTTCTGGGATAGGTTCTGCCTCAGCCACCCATGGTGGAGGACCCCCACCTGGTACACGGGGGCCTGGGGCCTCTGTTCATGACCGGAATGCCAACAGCTATGTCATGGTTGGAACCTTCAACCTTCCT AGTGACGGCTCTGCTGTGGATGTTCACATCAACATGGAACAGGCCCCGATTCAG AGTGAGCCCCGAGTACGGCTGGTGATGGCTCAGCACATGATCAGGGATATACAGACCTTACTATCCCGGATGGAG TGTCGAGGGGGACCCCAAGCACAGCACAGTCAGCCACCCCCACAGACGCCGACTGTGGTCCCGGAGCCTGGAGCCTTGAGCTCTCAAACATCAGAACCAGTTGAAAGTGAAGTGCCTCCTCGGGAGCCCATGGAGGCGGAAGAAGTGGAGGAGCgtgccccagcccagagcccagaactCACCCCTTCTGGCCCAGCCCCTGTGGGCCCAACGCCTGCCCCAGAGACAAATGCACCCAA CCATCCTTCCCCGGCGGAGTATGTTGAAGTGCTCCAGGAGCTCCAGCGGCTGGAGAGCCGCCTTCAGCCCTTCCTGCAGCGCTACTACGAGGTTCTGGGTGCCGCTGCCACCACGGACTACAACAACAAC CAAGAGGGGCGCGAAGAGGATCAGCGCTTGATTAACTTGGTAGGGGAGAGCCTGCGGCTGCTGGGCAACACCTTTGTGGCGCTGTCGGACCTGCGCTGCAATCTGGCCTGTGCGCCCCCGCGACACCTGCACGTGGTCCGGCCCATGTCGCACTACACCACTCCCATGGTGCTCCAGCAGGCAGCCATCCCCATTCAG ATCAACGTGGGAACCACTGTGACCATGACGGGGAATGGGACTCGCCCCCCCCCGGCTGCCAATGCGGAGGCAGCTCCCCCTGGTCCTGGGCAGGCCTCATCCCTGGCTCCCACTTCTACCACTGTTGAGTCCTCCACCGAGGGGGTTCCCCCGCCAGGGCCAGCTCCCCCACCGACCACCAGCCACCCGAGGGTCATCCGGATTTCCCACCAGAGCGTGGAACCCGTGGTTATGATGCACATGAACATCCAAG ATTCTGGCACACAGCCCGGTGGAGTTCCGAGTGCTCCCACTGGCCCCCTAGGACCCCCTGGTCATGGCCAGACCCTGG GACAGCAGGTGCCAGGCTTTCCGACAGCTCCGACCCGGGTGGTGATCGCCCGGCCCACCCCTCCACAGGCTCGGCCTTCCCATCCTGGGGGGCCCCCTGTCTCGGGTACTCTA GGGGCCGGGCTGGGTACAAATGCCTCTTTGGCCCAGATGGTGAGCGGACTTGTGGGGCAGCTTCTGATGCAGCCTGTTCTCGTGG CTCAGGGGACTCCAGGAATGGCTCCGCCTCCGGCCCCCGCCACTGCTTCAGCTAGTGCAGGCACCACCAACACCGCTACCACAGCCGGCCCTGCTCCTGGGGGGCCCGCCCAGCCTCCACCCCCTCAGCCCTCCACGGCCGACCTGCAGTTCTCTCAGCTCCTGGGGAACCTGCTGGGGCCGGCGGGGCCTGGGGCCGGAGGGTCTGGCATGGCTTCTCCCACCATCACCGTGGCGATGCCCGGCGTCCCCGCCTTTCTGCAGGGCATGACTGACTTTCTGCAG GCAACACAGACGGCgcctccaccccctccaccacccccgcccccacccccggcccctgaGCAGCAGACCATGCCCCCACCAGGGTCCCCTTCTGGTGGCGCAGGGAGTCCTGGAGGCCTGGGTCTTGAGAGCCTTTCACCGGAGTTTTTTACCTCCGTGGTGCAGGGTGTTCTGAActccctgctgggctccctgggggCCCGGGCTGGCAGCAGTGAGAGTATTGCCGCTTTCATACAGCGCCTCAGTGGATCCAGCAACATCTTCGAGCCTGGGGCTGATGGGGCCCTCG GATTCTTTGGGGCCCTACTCTCTCTTCTGTGCCAGAACTTTTCCATGGTGGACGTGGTGATGCTTCTTCATGGCCATTTCCAGCCACTGCAGcggctccagccccagctgcGATCCTTTTTCCACCAGCACTACTTGGGTGGCCAAGAGCCCACGCCTGGTAACATACGG ACGGCAACCCACACGTTGATCACGGGGCTGGAAGAATATGTGCGGGAGAGTTTT TCTCTGGTGCAGGTTCAGCCTGGCGTGGACATCATCCGGACAAACCTGGAGTTTCTCCAAGAGCAGTTCAACAGCATTGCCGCTCACGTGCTGCACTGCACAG ACAGTGGATTTGGGGCCCGTTTGCTGGAGCTGTGTAACCAGGGCCTGTTTGAATGCCTGGCCCTCAACCTGCACTGCTTGGGGGGACAGCAGATGGAACTGGCTGCAGTCATCAATGGCCGAATT CGTCGCATGTCTCGTGGGGTGAACCCATCCTTGGTGAGCTGGCTGACCACTATGATGGGACTGAGGCTTCAGGTGGTTCTGGAGCACATGCCCGTGGGCCCTGATGCCATCCTCAGATACGTTCGCAGGGTCGGTGATCCCCCCCAG CCCCTTCCTGAGGAGCCAATGGAAGTTCAGGGATCAGAAAGAACTTCCCCTGAGCCTCAG CGGGAGAATGCTTCCCCGGCCCCGGGCACTACGGCAGAAGAGGCCATGTCCCGAGGGCCACCTCCTGCTCCTGAGGGTGGCGGCTCCCGTGACGAGCAGGATGGAGCTTCAGCTGAGACAGAGCCTTGGGCAGCTGCAGTCCCCCCA gagTGGGTTCCGATTATCCAGCAGGACATTCAGAGCCAGCGGAAGGTGAAGCCGCAGCCCCCCCTGAGCGATGCCTACCTCAGTGGTATGCCTGCCAAGAGACGTAAG ACGATGCAGGGTGAGGGCCCCCAGCTGCTTCTCTCAGAGGCCGTGAGCCGGGCAGCTAAGGCAGCCGGAGCTCGGCCCCTGACGAGCCCTGAGAGCCTGAGCCGGGACCTGGAGGCACCAGAGGTTCAGGAGAGCTACAGGCAGCAG ctccgGGCTGATATACAAAAGCGACTGCAGGAAGACCCCAACTACAGTCCCCAGCGCTTCCCTAATGCCCACCGGGCCTTTGCTGATGATCCCTAG
- the BAG6 gene encoding large proline-rich protein BAG6 isoform X22, whose translation MEPSDSTSTTTSMEEPDSLEVLVKTLDSQTRTFIVGAQMNVKEFKEHIAASVSIPSEKQRLIYQGRVLQDDKKLQEYNVGGKVIHLVERAPPQTQLPSGASSGIGSASATHGGGPPPGTRGPGASVHDRNANSYVMVGTFNLPSDGSAVDVHINMEQAPIQSEPRVRLVMAQHMIRDIQTLLSRMECRGGPQAQHSQPPPQTPTVVPEPGALSSQTSEPVESEVPPREPMEAEEVEERAPAQSPELTPSGPAPVGPTPAPETNAPNHPSPAEYVEVLQELQRLESRLQPFLQRYYEVLGAAATTDYNNNQEGREEDQRLINLVGESLRLLGNTFVALSDLRCNLACAPPRHLHVVRPMSHYTTPMVLQQAAIPIQINVGTTVTMTGNGTRPPPAANAEAAPPGPGQASSLAPTSTTVESSTEGVPPPGPAPPPTTSHPRVIRISHQSVEPVVMMHMNIQDSGTQPGGVPSAPTGPLGPPGHGQTLGQQVPGFPTAPTRVVIARPTPPQARPSHPGGPPVSGTLQGAGLGTNASLAQMVSGLVGQLLMQPVLVAQGTPGMAPPPAPATASASAGTTNTATTAGPAPGGPAQPPPPQPSTADLQFSQLLGNLLGPAGPGAGGSGMASPTITVAMPGVPAFLQGMTDFLQATQTAPPPPPPPPPPPPAPEQQTMPPPGSPSGGAGSPGGLGLESLSPEFFTSVVQGVLNSLLGSLGARAGSSESIAAFIQRLSGSSNIFEPGADGALGFFGALLSLLCQNFSMVDVVMLLHGHFQPLQRLQPQLRSFFHQHYLGGQEPTPGNIRTATHTLITGLEEYVRESFSLVQVQPGVDIIRTNLEFLQEQFNSIAAHVLHCTDSGFGARLLELCNQGLFECLALNLHCLGGQQMELAAVINGRIRRMSRGVNPSLVSWLTTMMGLRLQVVLEHMPVGPDAILRYVRRVGDPPQPLPEEPMEVQGSERTSPEPQRENASPAPGTTAEEAMSRGPPPAPEGGGSRDEQDGASAETEPWAAAVPPEWVPIIQQDIQSQRKVKPQPPLSDAYLSGMPAKRRKLRADIQKRLQEDPNYSPQRFPNAHRAFADDP comes from the exons ATGGAGCCCAGTGATAGTACCAGTACCACTACCAGTATGGAGGAACCTGACAGCCTGGAGGTGCTGGTGAAGACCTTGGACTCTCAGACTCGGACCTTTATTGTGGGGGCCCAG ATGAATGTAAAGGAGTTTAAAGAGCACATTGCTGCCTCTGTCAGCATTCCCTCTGAGAAACAACGGCTCATTTATCAGGGACGAGTTCTGCAGGATGATAAGAAGCTCCAGGAATACA atgTTGGGGGAAAGGTTATTCACCTCGTGGAACGGGCTCCTCCTCAGACTCAGCTCCCTTCTGGGGCATCTTCTGGGATAGGTTCTGCCTCAGCCACCCATGGTGGAGGACCCCCACCTGGTACACGGGGGCCTGGGGCCTCTGTTCATGACCGGAATGCCAACAGCTATGTCATGGTTGGAACCTTCAACCTTCCT AGTGACGGCTCTGCTGTGGATGTTCACATCAACATGGAACAGGCCCCGATTCAG AGTGAGCCCCGAGTACGGCTGGTGATGGCTCAGCACATGATCAGGGATATACAGACCTTACTATCCCGGATGGAG TGTCGAGGGGGACCCCAAGCACAGCACAGTCAGCCACCCCCACAGACGCCGACTGTGGTCCCGGAGCCTGGAGCCTTGAGCTCTCAAACATCAGAACCAGTTGAAAGTGAAGTGCCTCCTCGGGAGCCCATGGAGGCGGAAGAAGTGGAGGAGCgtgccccagcccagagcccagaactCACCCCTTCTGGCCCAGCCCCTGTGGGCCCAACGCCTGCCCCAGAGACAAATGCACCCAA CCATCCTTCCCCGGCGGAGTATGTTGAAGTGCTCCAGGAGCTCCAGCGGCTGGAGAGCCGCCTTCAGCCCTTCCTGCAGCGCTACTACGAGGTTCTGGGTGCCGCTGCCACCACGGACTACAACAACAAC CAAGAGGGGCGCGAAGAGGATCAGCGCTTGATTAACTTGGTAGGGGAGAGCCTGCGGCTGCTGGGCAACACCTTTGTGGCGCTGTCGGACCTGCGCTGCAATCTGGCCTGTGCGCCCCCGCGACACCTGCACGTGGTCCGGCCCATGTCGCACTACACCACTCCCATGGTGCTCCAGCAGGCAGCCATCCCCATTCAG ATCAACGTGGGAACCACTGTGACCATGACGGGGAATGGGACTCGCCCCCCCCCGGCTGCCAATGCGGAGGCAGCTCCCCCTGGTCCTGGGCAGGCCTCATCCCTGGCTCCCACTTCTACCACTGTTGAGTCCTCCACCGAGGGGGTTCCCCCGCCAGGGCCAGCTCCCCCACCGACCACCAGCCACCCGAGGGTCATCCGGATTTCCCACCAGAGCGTGGAACCCGTGGTTATGATGCACATGAACATCCAAG ATTCTGGCACACAGCCCGGTGGAGTTCCGAGTGCTCCCACTGGCCCCCTAGGACCCCCTGGTCATGGCCAGACCCTGG GACAGCAGGTGCCAGGCTTTCCGACAGCTCCGACCCGGGTGGTGATCGCCCGGCCCACCCCTCCACAGGCTCGGCCTTCCCATCCTGGGGGGCCCCCTGTCTCGGGTACTCTA CAGGGGGCCGGGCTGGGTACAAATGCCTCTTTGGCCCAGATGGTGAGCGGACTTGTGGGGCAGCTTCTGATGCAGCCTGTTCTCGTGG CTCAGGGGACTCCAGGAATGGCTCCGCCTCCGGCCCCCGCCACTGCTTCAGCTAGTGCAGGCACCACCAACACCGCTACCACAGCCGGCCCTGCTCCTGGGGGGCCCGCCCAGCCTCCACCCCCTCAGCCCTCCACGGCCGACCTGCAGTTCTCTCAGCTCCTGGGGAACCTGCTGGGGCCGGCGGGGCCTGGGGCCGGAGGGTCTGGCATGGCTTCTCCCACCATCACCGTGGCGATGCCCGGCGTCCCCGCCTTTCTGCAGGGCATGACTGACTTTCTGCAG GCAACACAGACGGCgcctccaccccctccaccacccccgcccccacccccggcccctgaGCAGCAGACCATGCCCCCACCAGGGTCCCCTTCTGGTGGCGCAGGGAGTCCTGGAGGCCTGGGTCTTGAGAGCCTTTCACCGGAGTTTTTTACCTCCGTGGTGCAGGGTGTTCTGAActccctgctgggctccctgggggCCCGGGCTGGCAGCAGTGAGAGTATTGCCGCTTTCATACAGCGCCTCAGTGGATCCAGCAACATCTTCGAGCCTGGGGCTGATGGGGCCCTCG GATTCTTTGGGGCCCTACTCTCTCTTCTGTGCCAGAACTTTTCCATGGTGGACGTGGTGATGCTTCTTCATGGCCATTTCCAGCCACTGCAGcggctccagccccagctgcGATCCTTTTTCCACCAGCACTACTTGGGTGGCCAAGAGCCCACGCCTGGTAACATACGG ACGGCAACCCACACGTTGATCACGGGGCTGGAAGAATATGTGCGGGAGAGTTTT TCTCTGGTGCAGGTTCAGCCTGGCGTGGACATCATCCGGACAAACCTGGAGTTTCTCCAAGAGCAGTTCAACAGCATTGCCGCTCACGTGCTGCACTGCACAG ACAGTGGATTTGGGGCCCGTTTGCTGGAGCTGTGTAACCAGGGCCTGTTTGAATGCCTGGCCCTCAACCTGCACTGCTTGGGGGGACAGCAGATGGAACTGGCTGCAGTCATCAATGGCCGAATT CGTCGCATGTCTCGTGGGGTGAACCCATCCTTGGTGAGCTGGCTGACCACTATGATGGGACTGAGGCTTCAGGTGGTTCTGGAGCACATGCCCGTGGGCCCTGATGCCATCCTCAGATACGTTCGCAGGGTCGGTGATCCCCCCCAG CCCCTTCCTGAGGAGCCAATGGAAGTTCAGGGATCAGAAAGAACTTCCCCTGAGCCTCAG CGGGAGAATGCTTCCCCGGCCCCGGGCACTACGGCAGAAGAGGCCATGTCCCGAGGGCCACCTCCTGCTCCTGAGGGTGGCGGCTCCCGTGACGAGCAGGATGGAGCTTCAGCTGAGACAGAGCCTTGGGCAGCTGCAGTCCCCCCA gagTGGGTTCCGATTATCCAGCAGGACATTCAGAGCCAGCGGAAGGTGAAGCCGCAGCCCCCCCTGAGCGATGCCTACCTCAGTGGTATGCCTGCCAAGAGACGTAAG ctccgGGCTGATATACAAAAGCGACTGCAGGAAGACCCCAACTACAGTCCCCAGCGCTTCCCTAATGCCCACCGGGCCTTTGCTGATGATCCCTAG